TGTAAATCTGCCAAAGCCTGACCTTCTTTGAGCTCTGGCTCCAGAATCCTCTCTTGTTTCCAGTATGGGTGCCTGATCACACAGGTCAGGTTCTCTGCATCCACACCCTCTGTGAGCTCCAGATGACTCTCCACTGAAATAAATCCATCTGAATCATGGTGGGTTGTTACAAACGGTGCATTTCCCTGAAGACTCCAGCTGATATTGGCTGCCGGTCTTCCCCTTTCGGCTTTGCAGACAGCCACCATCTTGTTGACCCTATGCTCCAACCAGGCTGACGTCTCAGGGGGAACTAAAGACAGAAAAGGGACAATATGATTTaccaaacaaaaagagaaatgtaTTGGCTGTCACACGTGATTATTgcttaaaatgaatataaaatacTTTGACATTAAAGTGTCAACATTCATGAATTATGTGACATTAACACTTAAGGCTTTACACTAAAGTCACAAAAAGAAGAGTTTAGTAACAACCCTATATTGTGTGTAcgacagagtattagggccaaacaacAAAGGGATAACAAATcgaatctttcaagaataaagtcgtactattacgagaataaagttgtaatatttacgagaataaagtcataatcttactatattattattcttcGAAACAAATTCAGCttcatggaaaacaaacaaagtcctgaagctaataataatgtgctgctGATGTACCAAATGTGTTTCCTTATATGTGAAGGccaaatcaaaatgtaacttcacaaaatgctctGCGTTTCTCATCTTGTTGCAGGTTGCAGCTAATCGTCTTTGCTTGATTAATAATgacttaattattaattaagtcattaattaataataataaattattattattattattatattacgactttattttgataatattacaactttattcttggaatattatgatttattctctgaagattttttttttgttttcttttcagtttggccTTAGTACTCAGTCAGTGATATTTTGtcttaagtgtcttgctcaaggacacatactaTATCGACTAGCAGGGCCAagaactcgccctaccactgagcaacCATGGCTCAATCAActcttcacttttttaatacttttacttctaaaacttaagtacattttatatcagaaaattactttgatacttaagtccagtaaatgtcatatactttaatacttttacttcagtaatattataaaaagtaacTTCAACTTCTACTGAAGTCATTTTCTGGCCAGATAGAAtgatcccttttaggtactttatacaagactggatACATGtgatggataaaaaaaatataattgttgCATGATTTCAGTGACCAGATCTTGTTATTAGAGGAAACAACGTCAAACGTTACAGAGCTAAACATCTCATTTTctgataaatacataaatagcaCAGATGATAAATAATGCAGAGGAAACAGTATATTTTcatgtgagggggaaaaaataaccACGTACCTGTGATTGTCACGTTGAATGCATCATTTTTGTTTCCCCCGGAAAAAACTGACTCACATTTGTAAATCCCCACGTCTTCAGTTGAAAAGTTTGGGATGCTCAGATAAAACTGAGCCTTGGAGTTTTTTCCAAGGGACTTTCCATCACTGCAGTTGTTCATGTCTGGAACACCATACTTCCAGGCTATTTTACAGGTTCTGTGTTTCAGCTGGATGGTCCAAATAACATATATGGTCTCATTCCAGGATTTATCACTGCATGTCAGATTGGCATCACTCCCCAGGTTGAAAGTTACATTTTGGATACCTGAAAAAAATGGAAGGAATAATTCATAGCCACACCCTAAAAAATGCTGGGTTATTTTAACAACCCAACTGCTGGGTTACGAAACCCAACATACATCGGTTAACTCAGCACCTGGGTTGTTTTTGCTTCGAACGTCATCACGTGGACAGAAGGTTCACACTGTGTGAATCACACACCAAGCACCAAGCGCTCACGCGAATCAGAACCTGACTCAGCATCGTCGTCGTCGTGAAGCAGATAATAAAAGGTTTATACACACTACATGtcaaacacacatgtatatatatatatatatatatatatatatatatacatatatatatatatatatatatatatatatgtgtgtgtgtgtgtactataAGTAAGTTCGGTAGCTCTCGCCCGCTCTCCCTCAAAGTGCTGCAAGCATCGATGAGGATAAGTTGTGCTGTAGCAATGCTGCTTCACATTTGCACTGTTTTAGGTTGTCATTGTACAGTTTACGGTTAAAGTCTTAATATATGCTGTTCTCTGACATGTATACTAGCTAACCATACtatttgtgtgtcatttatACCTCTAATTTAAGTTGTATTGGCAGTTTTAATGTGGCGGTTTTGGCGCGAGTTAGCTTAATTGCCCCACTCGGTGCTACGTGACGAGATGTATTGTAGCTACCTGTACTTCTGCAGGTATGCATTTCTCTGTCATTGTACAGTTTACGGTCAAACCCTTAATGTGTGCTGTTCTCTGACATGTATACTAGCTAACCATGCTATTCATGCGTCATTTATACCGCTAATTTAAGTTTTTAGGCAGTATTAATGTGGCGTTTTTTGCgctatatgtgtatgtgtgtgtatata
This genomic interval from Solea solea chromosome 2, fSolSol10.1, whole genome shotgun sequence contains the following:
- the si:ch211-214p13.9 gene encoding cell surface glycoprotein CD200 receptor 1-A, with amino-acid sequence MRDVMWICVAVILLVSKVWSLDSGIQNVTFNLGSDANLTCSDKSWNETIYVIWTIQLKHRTCKIAWKYGVPDMNNCSDGKSLGKNSKAQFYLSIPNFSTEDVGIYKCESVFSGGNKNDAFNVTITVPPETSAWLEHRVNKMVAVCKAERGRPAANISWSLQGNAPFVTTHHDSDGFISVESHLELTEGVDAENLTCVIRHPYWKQERILEPELKEGYFLWLLILIGVVVVVVLVGLVFLAHKKIMILRRCEQSEISFSKSPPTEDVEEVEPYASYVQRENSIYN